The Macaca mulatta isolate MMU2019108-1 chromosome X, T2T-MMU8v2.0, whole genome shotgun sequence DNA window CATGGCCCTTCTCCGGCCCAGCACTTGGCCGTGGCACCCTAGAGTGTGTGTCTCCACTGTGCTATTTTTCAGAAGAATATGAGGAACAGTATTCGGAGGCCAGACTTGTGGGGCAGACCTTCCGCTCTTCTGATGAGGCCACTAAGCCCACCCCCAACCCAAGGCCCCAGTCTGCCAGGCGTCTGGAGTTTGTATTGATGGTGAGTTGCCTCATCCCCCACCTGGGAGAGCCAGCATGCACCCACTGACAGGAGACCTCCAGCTGCTTACGTTACCCACTGGAAGCTGCTCACCTCTGCTCACCAGCAGAGCTACCCTGAGGCCCCACTGGGATGGGCCCTGCACAGCAGGTGCCTGGCCTGGCGCCCTGTCCACGCTTTCCTGCCTCCCAGATGAAGTCTCCAACTACCCAGCCTAAACAGCCACCCTATGGGCACTGGCTCATCGCCGGGCAGGAATACACCCTTTCCATCACCTTCTCTCCCAACAGCCTACAAAACGGCAGCTGAGCGAGGATGAGACTACCACCCAGGGTGTGAGGGCCCCCGAGGCCTCCCTGAGCCTGTCTACCACAGCCGACAAGCAAACTGCCTGGAATAACCTCTTCCCTCTGCCCATCCTAGAGGAGAAGCGGTGGCCTCAGCCTTGCTCCACGCAGTCTGACATTGTGCCCATCAACATCTCTGGTAGAGTTGCTTAGCACCGCCTTCTTCCCTTCATGCCTCTACAGACCATCTTCTTCAATGCACTgggtgttgggggagggaagTGAGACTTTCTTTGCTACCGGCTCACCTTGTGCTGTCACGGTCATGGGTCTTGCCAGGGAACGGAGGCATGCAGAAGAGGGGGCGCTGGCTGCTCTTTCTTCACCCCCTCCTGGCACTGCCACCCTAACTGAGACTATTTGATAGCAAACAAAATTTTCTTAACAGAAAGCTTCAAAGCCTTATGAACTTGTGTGCTCTTCAGAGCACATATGGAAACTTAAAGTTTGTGAGTTCTGTTTGGGTCAGGGCAAGACAACTTCTTGTGCCCACAGCTGGGTTTGGAGTACACTGATAAGAGTCGGAGCAGGAGAGTAGGGTCTGGAGTGCTGGTGGTAACAAGGGAGGATCACACCTGGGCACAGACCAAAGGCCTCGTGGCACTTTCACTGGACACTAGTCTTCTAGCAAGGTGGGCCTCCTCAACTTGTTTGGCAAGTTTTCAAGAAAAGAAGTGGTAGAAAGGTCCTAAGGCCAAAAAGATCAAAAGGGGACCCAGTACAACTTTGAGAGTGGGGAACATGATGTATTATATGTAGCCCAGCTGGCTGTGGCTCTGGGGGCATGTGGCACACTATACCATGCTCACTATTAATCCATGATCTACACTCCATCAGCTGtaaggggaagagaaggagggccAGTCATTTGAGAAGGAGATAGGGCCATGCAGCATGATGAAACCATGATCTCAGTAACCTAAAGGGATCAGAGGGGTCCTGTGAGCCAGCGCCAGCCTGTGCTCTGCTGGAAAATGTTGATAAAGATGATGAGGACAGCTCTGGCCACACGTGGCAGTGCTCCCTGGATATGGGGTCCTCCACTGTCACTGGCATCATTTCGGAAAATCAGAGGCAGGAAATAGAGCCCACAGCCTAGGGAAATATACCAAAAGGAGTGAGGGCTGATGAGGAAAGACTCCagaaatgatgttgaacattttgtgTCTAAATGtctatcttggccaggcacagtggctcacgcctgtaattccagcactttgggaggctgaggtgggtggatcctttgagctcaggaattcaagaccagcctgggcaacatggtgaaaccccatctctaccaaaaatacaaaaaaatagccaggtgtggtggcgcacacctgtggccccagctactcgggaggccgaggtgtgaggatcgcttgaccccagaagtcagaagctgcagtgagctgagatggcgccactgcactccagcctgggtgacggtgagactttgtctttaaataaataaataaataaatgtctgtcTTCCTCTCAATGAGGCTGTCCCTGAGCTTTGCCCACACAGACTCCTTTGCTGAGGAGTCTGTGGACGTGTGCAGCTGTGTGGCTGGCGGGGGAGGGTCTGGCTAGCCAGCTGCTGAATGAGAGAAAGGGAAGTGGAATCACAGACCTCGCCCCACCACCCTGCCTTGCCCTGACTCTGACCCAGCCATTTCCCAGCACCCAAAGACTGACCTAGCACTTTAAGAGAAATAGagctctaaaaaatttttttaaataatattaagtaAGACATATTATTGAGGAAATCTTCCATTTTAATTGCGTTGAATTTGAAAACATTATCAAGTCAGTAAACAAACTGAATTAACAGGTATTTTGAAAGTACCATGTAACTCAGATGAAGTGATAACTATAATCTGTGTCAATAATTTTCCTAAATTGAAAAGCCAGTgccaggaaaaaaagagagagagagagaaagagaaagaaatagaactcAATCACCATGCTGTGGGCCAGCTTTGGGAAAATGTGACCAGGAGACTGTAGGACAGACTATCAGGCATTTTCCTGGATGGTGGAGGGCAGTGGGGCAGCCTCTTGGAGACACTGGCCTCACCTGGCCCATATAAAGACCTTCTCTGAGAAAAGATCACAGTCAGGCAGCATCTAGTCCCAGCCCGCTGCTCTACACCAGTGGTTCTCACCCCTGGCTGTACCTCTGAATAATCACTTGAAGACTTCTAGAAAATGCTTCTACCTGAGCCCTACTCCCAGAGATTTCAGTGTTCTGGGATAAGGTCCAGGTGTTGCAGTTTCAAAAGCTGCCCAGTTGATTTTAATATGTAGCCCAGGGTTGAAAACCACTGCCCCAGAACACCTAAGACTTACAGGTAACCTGGGTGCAGCCTGGGAAACCCAGCATGCATGCCCAGGGCCAAGTTGGGAAAGATGGGGAAGAAGTGCCACCTGCCTTGGATGCTATTCATGCTCATCACAACTGCCATAATTCTCTTCTCTCAGGCCAATTTCCACTGTGCTTTAAACAGAAACCAGGATGCACCCAAGTGTCTTTATTTTGGCTACAGGGCAGCAGTTTGATAAACATGCAAGTTTGCGACACTCGTTGTTTAACACAGAGACAGCCGTGAACCCCAAGTCCACCCTGAGGCGGAGGCGGACCATTATTGGATTCTCTAACTTTTCCCAACGAGATCAAGGTGACCCCACCACAGCTGATTCCCCAGTCCCTTCCCCTTACCCACTCCCGCCAATCCTGCCACCCAGGTGGTACTGTGGTGATGGGGAACAGGAATAATTGGGTGGAGGAGGGGGCCTCCGGATGTCCTGAAAAAGCCGATATGGTAATTAAGAATAGCTAAGGGCCTCATGTCAAGGGCGTCAACTGAATATGGAGAATAGGTCTCCCGGGCTAATGAATCCATTACATTATTGTTTCCcattataaatgtaatataacCAGATATGCCAAATTTAGGCAAATAGATGAGGAGAGAGGGATCCTCACCATCATCTTAACAGAACCATTACTACCATTAAGCGAATGCTGGCCAGGAGCACAGACCAGGGAGATAGCAGAGGGTAAGAGCCCTGGTCTTTCCGCTTACTAACTGGGAGACCATGGCCAAGttacataacctctctgagcctcacttctTCATCTATAAACTGGGGATAATGATACCAACCCGGTGGAATTAGCATGAAGACTAGCGTTATTGTATGTAACTTGCCTACCATGTTCCTGGTACATAGTCAGTGTCCAACAAATGGTGGCTGTTACTACAAATTCTCATAGCAGTagtagttataataataataatgacatgaCAGTAGTAATTGTTTGTGTGTATGAGAAAACGTTTGGGGATTTGGAACATCCAAACGTTTTCCTCACATCTGTAGGTTATCCTCAGCCTCTTATGTTGCAAAGCTTAAAAGTGACTGATGCGAACAGTGCAACCAGACTCTTAGCTTTGCAGTTTGGGCATACTCCAGAGTCACTGCTGGAGCCAAACGTCACACCATGCTGTCCTTAGTTCGGAAGCCTCTACTCTCATCTCCGGATGGATGAATGCTGAGGTCTGTGATGGTTTCATGAGCCTGGGGTGAAAGTATGGGGAAAATGCAAGGTAATCCCACATGACACTTCAGCTCTAAGAGGAATAATCAAAGCTGGAAAGTATTTGGCAGCCATCTGGACCATTCAAGGGCACCGTGTGACTCACTGTGGGGTGACGGGCAAGGACCCAATTTCCCCAGCATCCTCATCCATGGAAGGGAAGAACCAAGGAATTCTGACCAAGCTGTTGGCAAATGCTTCTTGGCAAAAAGTTGGTGCTTCTGTCTCAAAACAGCTGGTGGGAGATCCCTTGCTGTAGCACTCATGTCCTGTGTTTATTTCCTCCAGGTCACAGCAACAGCCCAGCAGGCAGTGTGGCCCACTCTACCACCTCTGACATCAGGCCCAGTCACTCAATTCTGGAAGGAGTTCATGGAAGAGTTGCAGTTGGTCAGGATGCTCGGTTCCCAAGTCTCACCTCGCCAGGACTGAGAACTCCTTCCAGTGAGCCGGACGAACCTCACCAGGCGCGGAGTGGCCCAAACCCTCCTGGCATGGAGAGCATGGGAATGGTGTACAGTGTCCCCAGTTCTTGCAATGGACCTACAGAATCAACCTTCTCCACTTCCTGGAAGGGAGATGCTTTTACCTACATGACTCCAAGTGCCaccagccagagcaatcaagtcaatgaaaatgggaaaaatcCTTCCTGTGGGAATTCGTGGGTCTCTCTAGACAAAGTCCCACCTCTGGTTCCTAAGGAGGCTGCTACCCTCCTTGTTGCTCGTGATAACCCAGCAGGATGCAGTGGGTCAGCTGGCTACCCTGAGCACCTTATTCAGCGAAGGCACATGCCCGAAAGACCCTCCAAGATTGGCCTTCTGACCAGTGGGACCACAAGGCTGGAGACAGGCCCCGGCGGGGCCAGCAGATTCCGGGAGCGGTCACTGTCTGTGCCCACAGACTCAGGCACCACAGATGTGGACTATGATGAGGAGCAGAAGGCCAATGAGGCCTGTGCCCTGCCTTTTGCCAGTACAAGCTCTGAGGGCAGTAACAGTGCTGACAACATCGCCTCCCTTAGTGCCCAGCAAGAGGCCCAGCACAGAAGGCAGAGGTCCAAGAGTATCTCACTTAGGAAGGCCAAAAAGAAGCCTTCCCCACCCACGCGCAGTGTCTCACTGGTCAAAGATGAGCCAGGCCTCTTGCCTGAAGGTGGGTCAGCACTACCCAAGGACCAGAGGCCCAAGAGCCTTTGCCTCTCCTTGGAACACCAAGGACATCACTCGTCCCACCCAGATGCTCAGGGTCACCCAGCTGTTCCAAACCACAAAGATCCAGAAGGTACACAATTCTCCCACCACTGGTATCTTACTGACTGGAAGTCTGGTGACACCTACCAATCCCTGTCCAGCTCCAGCACTGCCACTGGCACCACAGTCATTGAGTGCACCCAAGTTCAGGGCAGCTCAGAGTCTCTTGCCTCACCTTCCACCTCCAGAGCCACTACACCTTCCCAACTCTCCATTGAAGTGGAGGCCAGGGAGATATCCTCCCCGGGAAGGCCCCCTGGACTGATGTCACCCTCCAGTGGCTACTCCAGCCAGTCAGAAACACCAACACCTACTGTTTCCATGTCCCTGACCCTGGGCCACTTACCCCCTCCAAGCAGCAGTGTCCGAGTACGTCCAGTGGTACCTGAGAGGAAGTCATCACTACCCCCAACGTCACCAATGGAGAAATTTCCCAAGTCACGGCTATCATTTGACCTACCACTGACCTCTTCACCCAACCTGGATCTGTCTGGGATGAGTATCTCCATCCGAAGCAAAACCAAGGTGAGTCGGCACCACTCAGAGACAAATTTTGGTGTCAAGCTGGCCCAAAAAACTAATCCCAACCAGCCAATCATGCCTATGGTTACTCAGTCCGACCTACGTTCTGTTCGCCTGAGGTCGGTCAGCAAGTCTGAGCCGGAAGATGACATTGAGAGCCCTGACTGTGCCGAGGAATCCAGAGCAGAAGAAGTCTTCACCTTGCCAGAGAGAAAGACAAAACCTCCCGTAGCTGAGAAGCCTCCGGTGGCCCGGAGGCCTCCAAGCTTGGTCCACAAGCCACCATCTGTTCCTGAGGAGTATGCGCTAACTTCACCAACCTTGGCTATGCCCCCCAGGAGCTCAATTCAACATGCGAGACCACTCCCTCAAGACAGCTACACGGTAGTGCGGAAACCAAAGTCCTCCAGCTTCCCAGATGGCAGAAGCCCAGGGGAGTCAACAGCACCCTCATCTCTTGTTTTCACGCCTTTTGCCAGTTCCTCTGGTGCTTTCTTCTCAGGAACACAGCAGCCTCCCCAGGGAAGTGTGGAGGACGAGGGCCCCAAGGTGAGGGCCCTGCCTGAAAGAATTAGCCTCCAGAGCCAGGAAGAAgctgagaaaaagaaaggcaagatTCCACCTCCCGTACCAAAAAAACCCAGCGTGCTGTACCTGCCTCTCACTTCTCCCACAGCTCAAATGGAGGCCTATGTGGCAGAACCAAGGCTGCCTCTCAGCCCCATCATCACCCTGGAGGAAGACGCCAAGTGTCCCCCCACCAGCGATGACCTGCAATCACTTGGTCAAAGGGTGACTTCAACTCCTCAGGCTGACAGTGAAAGGGAGGCAAGCCCTCTGGGTTAGTAAACTGTCTGTTGGCTTTTTCCTGCAGTCACAGGAGAGATGAGGGTGAGAATGAAGTGCCAGAGATGGAAGCAGATGCCCCAGAATAATTATCCTGATCCCAAGTCAGTGCGGGCACCTCTTGAGGGTTTGGGTTACTCTAAATAGGAACCACGGGCTGGCCTTACTGCCCTTGAGATCAAGACTAGCCCGAGGCAGATCTCCAAGGCCCAGTTTAGGCCACTCTCCCCTCTAAATCCCTAGTGCTGAGATAATGAAATCAAACTAGGTTCTAGCACCCTAGGACTTCAGCATCCCACGTCCCTAGCCAAGCATGCATCCTATCATGGGAACTACTCCTCCACCTCACTGTACAGTACTTTTCACTGGCTGCACTGAGTTTAATTCCCTACATGGGACTCAATACCCCACCAGACTGAGTTCATGTGCCATGGCAGGCTTGGAACCATCTGAAACAATGGAATATGTTGCCACCAGCAGCCTCTCTTTGTGCCTTCCGGAGGAAAGGAAGCTCACTTTCTTGGGTGGTTTGAGTTCTTTGGCTCTTCTTGGAACCATAAAACATAATACGTAATGTTTctcatcctttctttttctgtctgtctttgttttaattgtggtaaagtacccataacatttaccatcttgaccatttttaagtgtgcagttcattcgtgttaagcacattcacattgttaAGCAACCAATCTCCCAAACtcctttcatcttgcaaaattgaaactctgtacccagtAAACAACaactcctctttctccctccccccaGATTCCTCCCtccaaccaccattctactttctggctctatgaatttgactctagacacctcatataagtggaatcatacagtatttgtctttttatgactggcttattccacttagctAATGTTGTCAGTGTTCATCCatgtttctcattcttttctgaACCCTTAACACCAAAAATCGAAATCTCATGGCCTTCTATATGCAGATTTGGACTTTCAGTATGAGTCAATCATGACTAAGCCAAGCAAATAAATCAAAGCCCCAGGTAGTTGTAGAAAACGCTTCCTCAGACTCCACAGGCTCCCCTCTGAGATTCAAGTAGGTTCCACTCTAACCCACTGGGTGGGAGTCAGTACTTTAGATCGTTCCCAGCTCCTTCATTTAGAGAAATTATATACAGTGTTTAAAACAAGAGAATGCTCGGGCCACCCCTTATAATAACAAAGGCATGAGAGAATAGGGACCCATGCTGATCTTCACCACTCACTTCACCTTGGGCAAATCTTTAAGCTTCTGAACTTCAtgttcctcctctgcaaaatggagatattaAAAATCTCCACCCTGCTGCCCTCACAGAGTTGCTTTGACCatcaaatgaaataacatatgaGAATGTACTTGGTCCTATCTATTGTGGTCAAAGTCATTCCTTTTGGTTTTTTATGTCTAGGGAGTTCCGTGGAACCAGGCACCGAAGAAAAAAGTTTAATCAGTGATAAAACAGCCGAATGGATTGCGGAGGATGATGATGACGTGTTTGTGGCTTCACGCACAACTGAAGATTTATTTACTGTGATACACAGGTCTGCACCAGTTTCCTTAATTCTAATTGCAATTGCCTTCCCTTTTTGTACTTAAAGAAAAACTGCTATTCCACATTGAAATCCtaattgtaaaagaaaaagaaaaaaattaaaagtaagaaaaaactGCTACCTCTAAGCAGCCATTAGAATTGCACCTGGAGGCTAAGTTCAGATACCCACATATGTGAGCGCAGTCCAGGGCCTCGCATCTCAAATTCACTGATGTCGTTGGGTAaagtggaggaagggaggggagaggaggaccAGGTGCCGAGTGAGAGGCCCCTCGTCTCTTAGCAACCACTTGGCCTATTGTGGCTCCATCTGCTCTCTCTTAGCTCTGTCTATAGTCAGAGACATTTAACCCTTCACAGAATTCCTTGTaccaaaaaaatcccatcaaGAGGTGAAGTGGGGCACCAGGCAGCATATCAAAACAGGAACTTAGGCAAAGAGGAACAAGATGGGGACCAGTTATTGGACAGGATTACAAGGCAGGGTTTCAGTGACAAGAAAACTGGGAAGAGTCTTATTAATGGAGCTAGACCACCAGTCCAGAACAGGATCAGTCCCCAGGCTGATTCAGAGTCACTGAACTACTAGCCTTGACTCCTGAAATTCGTCCTTGGTCCCAGAACCTGGGCAGGACTGAGGCTACAGGCACAGGACAAGTGACTCCAGCTGGGGGCATTGAAAGGAATGTGGGGATGGGAGGGCCCAACAAGGGTCTCTGAGGATTtagaggtgagagagagagaaagcagatcAATACAGCTGCTTAAAGGGCTGCCGCCTGGATTATGTCACAGGCATCGGGGCCTGTGAAGCACTGGTAAATGTCTGCTGCATGAACTCACTCAAACCAAACTTTCTCTTATCTAGGTCCAAAAGGAAGCTGCTCGGCTGGAAGGAACCTGGTGAGGCCTTTGTGGGTGGCAGAACAAGTTCCCACTCACCAATAAAGAACACAGCTGAGTCTCCAATCAGTGAGTCTACCGCCACCACAGGGTCAGGCAGCAGTGCCAACCTAGATGCTGGCAGAAATGACGATTTCAAGGCCTTGCTACAGAAGAAGGGAAGTAAGGCAACTCCAAGGTCTCGTCCCTCAGCAGCTGAACTGCTGAAGACCACTAACCCACTGGCTCGGAGAATTATTGCACAATTTTCAAAAGACTATGAAACCACCGATAACCCCAGTACCTAAGCCCTGGGCTCAACAAGCAGGATTTACTTACTAAACTTGACTAGAGAAGGGGGAAGAGAAAGGGTCTTTAAACAGAACCGTGGGAATAACAACAGAGCCTACATTTCTTTTACATTAACTCACATTCTGGACAGCAGGAGAGAGGCTACTTCATCTAGAGCTAAAATCATCTGGCACTTAATCATCTTcagacatttttatgttttcatactTATAAGCTTGTCATGACTGACTACCGAGTTTCTTCTTATTTTCCCCAGTGGTGTGCACTAACTAAGAAGAAATTTTCAGATGCCAGGGCACATGTGCCACTTTTTCAATTCAATAACCCGGCTGCTCCATCCCTGGCTCCTGTCACTGAGGAGTGCAGTGTGAGAGCAGATTGGAGGCTGCCAAACCTGGGGGGCATAGGATGCCATTGCTCATTATTCACTTTCCTAGGAAGGCTCTGATGGCCCTGTGTGCAAACACAGAAAGACTCTGATGCCTCCTCAACCACAGTTTAGCTTTCCTCTGCACTTGCGAGAGGTTTGCAGGGTGCACTTATTTCGGCATGGGGTTGATTGGATGGCTTTTGTGGTGCAGAATATGACTGTGACTCCATCCTGAAACTTAATGCCTTTTTCAGTTTGATTGTCTACACGGAGATCAGGGTGATAAGTTTCAATAAACATATAGACATCCCCCGCCCCCCTTGCAACTCCCATTAGCTAGAAAAGACCAGGACTGGGTTGCTTTGAATGAACCAAGTTTGACCAACAAACCAGACAGCCATTTGTTCACTCAGATCTAGCCGAGGTAGCTCACAAGTGCACCTTGAGATCCTCCATATGTCTGTCAACAGCGATAGCCAGGATCTGTGCCCAGCTCATGCTGCATTCTAAAAACTCTCATTTCATTTGCATATAACATTCATTACAGGAAGTAATTAACTGAAGGAACAGCATCATCAAAGGCTCAAGGAGAATAGAAAGTAAGTGCATCTTGCCCCCCACCAGTCAATTCAGACTGTGGTTTGTggtggtttggttttgtttaaaGGAAGTCCGACTCTGTTCCAAAAACCAAGAACATATAAACTAAAAGGATCTATCCAAAATCTAAAAGGCAGTCTTGCCAGTTGCTATGGCCCAtaatgcacacacaccacacacacacacacacacaaaagggcTACTTTTTGCCATTTAGGTTCTGTGTTTAACCAGCTTTCAATTAACCTTGCTGGGGGAGAGCATAAGAACCTGGGTAAATAGCATACTGAAAGAGCTTCAGAATAATCATTGcgacccctccctgcccccacctcccacaAAGCTTATAGGCACTAACTATTCTTGTCAGCTCAATTTTCTAAGCAGAGCAAGAGCAGtgattcatttgatttttgtatgccTGATTTCTGGGAGGTTGGGGAGGAAGACAAAGCATTGAGCAAAGAAAACCTGCTGACCAATGATGGAAAGTTAATTGTCTACTGTCTTCGAGAGGCAAAAAGAACAGTGGAATGAAATTGTAGCCTGCTTCACAAAGAGAGTTCCCCAGCCCCTTCCTACTTCACTCCCCACCCAATAGATTCAATGGTCAACCTCCTGGAGGATGCAGTAAGAGTTCCAGAGACAAGCAGTTCTCAACTTTGATAGGTTATATTGCCCAATGAGAAGCCACCTCTTAGCTCAACTGCCCACACTCCAGCTGGACAGAGCAGCTGAAAAACCACACTAAGTACTGAGAAAACTTGGGCCTCTCACAAGAGAAGCCCTAGGCCTAGGCCCTTTGTTGTTATAGTTCTGAATCTGAGACTTCTGGAAACAGGCCAGGCCCACCAACTCCCTTGCAACCAGCACTTCGacacttaaaataataaacagcaaGGCCCAGTTGCTTTTGAAAGTACTAGAACTACTTGGTGTGAAGGTCTTAACCAAATTCGAAATTTCAGGGATTTTGCCTGAAATAAAATCAATTCATCCCTGGCCTCAGTTTATATATGAATGCCACCTTTGTCTGCTCCAGACTTAGAattccaaaaaacaaacattttcctCTGTAGTAACTGAAGGACCGTTTATGCTTTTGCTTAGCAAAAGTGAAAGGACACCAGGGTCTGCTCCTTGGGAACCATTATGACTGGTTGAACGTTAAAGCTGAGTATGGGACTCACATAGTATAGGCCTTGTTACTTCTGTTGACTTTCCTGGAAGTTTCTTGTTTACTACTTCTAACGGGTTTTGCCTCTCCCCTCACCTTGCTACCTCTGGAGGTTTTCCCAAAAGATTCTGAAGCTGAATGCTCAGACACCTTTATGTTTGTCAATTACCTTTAGTCTTGCTTTCTCTACAATACTCTATATGCCTGGAATTCTTAGAATATCTTCTACATCATCACTGTGGCCCACCCAGTGGTGTTCCCATTAGCACAAGAGGATTTGGGGCAGAAATCATATGGTCAGAGAGGACATTTAAGACTGGaagtattcatttaatttttcaaattaattttttgtaaagatgggagtcttgctatgttgcccatgctggtcttgaactcctgggctcaagcgatcctcttgccttggcctcccaaagtgctgggattaaaggggtaagccaccgtgcctggcctcatttaaTATTTTGCAACAGGTAAACATAGTCCCAAATAAACAACCAAACTGTAAAACTTCTACTAATAactaattaacagaacaccaagcataTTCCCCACTCCTAACACTCAACCTCTCTCCTACCTTTGATTATCATAACACCACTCTCTCTCCCACCCAGGCACTTACCACAATGTTTGTTGCCTTCTGCACTTGCTCTGCTGACCCTGGAGAAGAGAGGCTGAAAGCCCCTCTCAGAAAGGCTTACAGAGAATCCAGCACTACTTCGATTACTACTAGtacaaataataatgataatgattttTGAAGGTGGAATAGAGAAGAGATTTGAGTGAAATTAAGTTGGCCCTAGGAGGTCAGCTTCCATTTCAAGTTGTCCCTATCCTCTTTTTTCCTCCCCATTCCAATCAGTAGCAACAGATGGCTCTGCTAGCCTGACTTTGATCTAGTCACCATCCCCAGGGGAGGAGGTTAACTGTTAACCAAGGATGCTTTGCATTTGGTGGGTAGTCAGTACATGTTTTTGAGGATAGTTATTAATAGTACAATAGCAAGCTTTGCTGGTATCTCCTCTCCTCATCCTGCACTACTTggcctgcctcagctcctgactGGGCCTCCCCCACCGGCCCCAACTTATCCCTCAGTCCCAAATCCCATGAACTGCATCCCTAGCACAACTCACCCATAAAGGAAGCGAGACAAcaggaagcaaaataaataattttagcttAATGAACACAAACTGACCAGTTGATCTGGATAAATTACCTTGAACGTGCAGACAGAGGAGATCCTACCAGGCTCTCCTAACGAGCATTGCACCTGACATCCAGTGTAACTATCTGGACAACACAGACCCGATTGCAGTCTCTCTGTACCTGTCTGAGCAGATCTGTCCATGCACCTGCCCTCTTCCTCATCAATGAACAAGTTGGGAAAAAGATGAGTTCACGCTCAGTGCTCTGTTCCTCACTCATTCCGCCTTTCATTATCAAGTCTGTGACACAATGGTGAGCTTTCGCTTTAATATGATTTGCTAGGGCCAGGACTAGGGTGAGGTGAGTGAGGCGCCTAGGGCGCAAAATTCAAAGAGGTGCCCACTCTCAGGGCCATGCAAGTGCCTTACCCTCGTCCCAGCCCTGTGATTTGCACTCTTTAAAGTAATATCAGTTTATCTTCTTCCTATGAACAAGTATAGTCCTTCTGATTTGGGGTGGGGGGTTAACTCCCTATCTCTTGTTGCaccaaatattttattgctacCTGTTTTTCCATTGCTGTAAGTCTTTGTGTGCCTATACATTAAAGAATCTTTAGTAGT harbors:
- the NHSL2 gene encoding NHS-like protein 2 isoform X5, which translates into the protein MERTDSVTLFWIRGAAANSGRENATATAHSRSSWRQPVNVFLSSGRPPSVEELLREAQLNLQSLLQEEYEEQYSEARLVGQTFRSSDEATKPTPNPRPQSARRLEFVLMPTKRQLSEDETTTQGVRAPEASLSLSTTADKQTAWNNLFPLPILEEKRWPQPCSTQSDIVPINISGQQFDKHASLRHSLFNTETAVNPKSTLRRRRTIIGFSNFSQRDQGHSNSPAGSVAHSTTSDIRPSHSILEGVHGRVAVGQDARFPSLTSPGLRTPSSEPDEPHQARSGPNPPGMESMGMVYSVPSSCNGPTESTFSTSWKGDAFTYMTPSATSQSNQVNENGKNPSCGNSWVSLDKVPPLVPKEAATLLVARDNPAGCSGSAGYPEHLIQRRHMPERPSKIGLLTSGTTRLETGPGGASRFRERSLSVPTDSGTTDVDYDEEQKANEACALPFASTSSEGSNSADNIASLSAQQEAQHRRQRSKSISLRKAKKKPSPPTRSVSLVKDEPGLLPEGGSALPKDQRPKSLCLSLEHQGHHSSHPDAQGHPAVPNHKDPEGTQFSHHWYLTDWKSGDTYQSLSSSSTATGTTVIECTQVQGSSESLASPSTSRATTPSQLSIEVEAREISSPGRPPGLMSPSSGYSSQSETPTPTVSMSLTLGHLPPPSSSVRVRPVVPERKSSLPPTSPMEKFPKSRLSFDLPLTSSPNLDLSGMSISIRSKTKVSRHHSETNFGVKLAQKTNPNQPIMPMVTQSDLRSVRLRSVSKSEPEDDIESPDCAEESRAEEVFTLPERKTKPPVAEKPPVARRPPSLVHKPPSVPEEYALTSPTLAMPPRSSIQHARPLPQDSYTVVRKPKSSSFPDGRSPGESTAPSSLVFTPFASSSGAFFSGTQQPPQGSVEDEGPKVRALPERISLQSQEEAEKKKGKIPPPVPKKPSVLYLPLTSPTAQMEAYVAEPRLPLSPIITLEEDAKCPPTSDDLQSLGQRVTSTPQADSEREASPLGSSVEPGTEEKSLISDKTAEWIAEDDDDVFVASRTTEDLFTVIHRSKRKLLGWKEPGEAFVGGRTSSHSPIKNTAESPISESTATTGSGSSANLDAGRNDDFKALLQKKGSKATPRSRPSAAELLKTTNPLARRIIAQFSKDYETTDNPST
- the NHSL2 gene encoding NHS-like protein 2 isoform X4, with protein sequence MMGNSHHKQPRSKSQSRMHSATAAANSGRENATATAHSRSSWRQPVNVFLSSGRPPSVEELLREAQLNLQSLLQEEYEEQYSEARLVGQTFRSSDEATKPTPNPRPQSARRLEFVLMPTKRQLSEDETTTQGVRAPEASLSLSTTADKQTAWNNLFPLPILEEKRWPQPCSTQSDIVPINISGQQFDKHASLRHSLFNTETAVNPKSTLRRRRTIIGFSNFSQRDQGHSNSPAGSVAHSTTSDIRPSHSILEGVHGRVAVGQDARFPSLTSPGLRTPSSEPDEPHQARSGPNPPGMESMGMVYSVPSSCNGPTESTFSTSWKGDAFTYMTPSATSQSNQVNENGKNPSCGNSWVSLDKVPPLVPKEAATLLVARDNPAGCSGSAGYPEHLIQRRHMPERPSKIGLLTSGTTRLETGPGGASRFRERSLSVPTDSGTTDVDYDEEQKANEACALPFASTSSEGSNSADNIASLSAQQEAQHRRQRSKSISLRKAKKKPSPPTRSVSLVKDEPGLLPEGGSALPKDQRPKSLCLSLEHQGHHSSHPDAQGHPAVPNHKDPEGTQFSHHWYLTDWKSGDTYQSLSSSSTATGTTVIECTQVQGSSESLASPSTSRATTPSQLSIEVEAREISSPGRPPGLMSPSSGYSSQSETPTPTVSMSLTLGHLPPPSSSVRVRPVVPERKSSLPPTSPMEKFPKSRLSFDLPLTSSPNLDLSGMSISIRSKTKVSRHHSETNFGVKLAQKTNPNQPIMPMVTQSDLRSVRLRSVSKSEPEDDIESPDCAEESRAEEVFTLPERKTKPPVAEKPPVARRPPSLVHKPPSVPEEYALTSPTLAMPPRSSIQHARPLPQDSYTVVRKPKSSSFPDGRSPGESTAPSSLVFTPFASSSGAFFSGTQQPPQGSVEDEGPKVRALPERISLQSQEEAEKKKGKIPPPVPKKPSVLYLPLTSPTAQMEAYVAEPRLPLSPIITLEEDAKCPPTSDDLQSLGQRVTSTPQADSEREASPLGSSVEPGTEEKSLISDKTAEWIAEDDDDVFVASRTTEDLFTVIHRSKRKLLGWKEPGEAFVGGRTSSHSPIKNTAESPISESTATTGSGSSANLDAGRNDDFKALLQKKGSKATPRSRPSAAELLKTTNPLARRIIAQFSKDYETTDNPST